One window of the Rhipicephalus sanguineus isolate Rsan-2018 chromosome 4, BIME_Rsan_1.4, whole genome shotgun sequence genome contains the following:
- the LOC119391731 gene encoding uncharacterized protein K02A2.6-like, with translation MATFGRVEVYDNKEPWPSYTERLDAFFNANGIEDDEKKKWIFLSTVGTSTYATLRSLLAPDKPKEKTFKELISTLNSHFSPAPSEIAESFRFHSRVQLENENVAEFVAELRQIAEHCNFGTALNRMLRDRLVCGIRDRGVQQRLLVEKNLTLDKAVEVARTAEAAELNASELRKGHSDRPASPAQEGLANHLKFKKRHAHAPKGHKVQELNPRGKPKAGHHEKFKPCIRYGSRDHRPPECKHINTSDDKGKQQRGSQVNTVQSADKPPEYYLHSLRTQESLKPITMTLIVNGVPLEMELDSGSPVSIISKDTYLQHQGALPVLSQTDVKLNCMRGTIPVQGTLSVHIRLGKTASQQTLLVVACKSPSLCGRDWLATFNLLPRQVNATQMDCATVEIVRAMLLELEDIFKPGCGTLKGPPVHVKVRPDAEPRYYRPRSVPYALRVKVEEELQRLEHENIITPVDHSDWASPIVPVLKADGQSVRICGDYKIGVNPAVVTTQYPLPKVEDIFASLQGGVKFSKLDFREAYNQVPVDEETSKLLVINTHRGLFA, from the exons ATGGCGACGTTTGGTCGAGTCGAGGTGTATGACAACAAAGAGCCATGGCCGTCATACACGGAGCGGCTCGATGCGTTCTTTAACGCCAacggcatcgaggacgatgaAAAAAAGAAGTGGATATTTCTGTCAACAGTCGGCACAAGTACGTATGCAACGCTTCGCAGTCTGTTGGCTCCCGATAAGCCTAAGGAGAAAACTTTCAAAGAACTTATATCAACGCTCAACAGCCACTTCAGCCCCGCGCCTTCGGAGATAGCCGAAAGCTTTCGTTTTCACTCCAGGGTTCAACTTGAGAACGAAAACGTCGCAGAGTTTGTCGCCGAGCTCCGGCAAATTGCAGAACATTGCAATTTCGGCACAGCGCTGAACCGGATGTTGAGGGACAGACTTGTGTGTGGAATTCGTGACAGAGGCGTGCAACAGCGGTTGTTAGTTGAGAAAAACCTCACTCTGGACAAAGCCGTAGAAGTTGCAAGAACGGCAGAGGCGGCAGAACTCAACGCAAGCGAGCTGCGCAAGGGCCACTCCGACAGACCCGCTTCTCCTGCTCAAGAAGGCTTGGCGAACCATCTCAAGTTCAAGAAAAGGCACGCGCACGCACCCAAGGGTCATAAGGTGCAAGAATTGAATCCGAGAGGCAAACCCAAGGCCGGACATCACGAGAAGTTCAAGCCGTGTATACGCTATGGATCCCGCGATCACAGGCCTCCGGAGTGCAAACATATAAACACGAG TGATGACAAGGGAAAGCAGCAGCGGGGTTCTCAAGTGAACACGGTGCAGTCTGCGGACAAGCCACCTGAGTACTACCTGCATTCTCTGCGGACGCAGGAATCCTTGAAGCCCATTACAATGACATTAATTGTCAACGGAGTGCCATTGGAAATGGAGTTAGACTCAGGTTCTCCAGTTTCCATAATCTCGAAGGACACCTACCTGCAGCACCAAGGAGCTTTGCCAGTGCTTTCGCAGACAGACGTCAAGCTCAACTGCATGCGTGGAACCATACCGGTGCAGGGAACGTTGTCTGTTCATATACGTCTAGGCAAAACTGCAAGTCAGCAGACACTGCTTGTGGTAGCCTGCAAGAGTCCCAGCTTATGCGGTAGAGATTGGCTTGCAACCTTCAATCTTCTGCCACGCCAAGTAAACGCAACGCAGATGGATTGTGCCACAGTAGAGATCGTACGTGCGATGCTCTTGGAACTTGAAGACATTTTCAAACCGGGGTGTGGGACACTGAAAGGACCACCAGTGCATGTCAAGGTTCGACCTGATGCGGAACCACGGTACTACAGGCCTCGTTCAGTGCCATATGCACTTCGAGTCAAGGTTGAAGAAGAACTTCAGCGCCTGGAACATGAAAACATCATCACGCCAGTGGACCATTCCGATTGGGCTTCACCAATAGTGCCAGTTCTAAAAGCGGATGGGCAAAGTGTCAGGATCTGCGGCGACTATAAGATCGGAGTCAatccagcagtggtgacaacacAGTACCCATTACCTAAAGTGGAAGATATATTTGCGTCATTGCAAGGTGGGGTCAAGTTTTCCAAACTGGATTTTCGAGAGGCTTACAACCAAGTCCCAGTGGATGAAGAGACCAGCAAGCTACTGGTCATCAACACGCACAGAGGTCTCTTTGCCTAG
- the LOC119391732 gene encoding uncharacterized protein K02A2.6-like, producing MSRLPLTELYAEPPEPPELVNAISKLEKLAVSVKQLQQFTDSDQTLSQVLQWVRVGWPQSPPDKAFQPFWQRRDELSVHNNLLYWGNRVVVPHPAQKHILELLHEAHQGMVVMKGMARSLVWWPGIDAEIERCSRQCTHCPQNSPLPAKAEPVSWPEPSECWERVHLDYAGPFEGRMLLILVDAKSKWLEVAIVPSATAEQTVEHLRDIFARFGLPRCIVTDNGTPFTGKAFQDFVLGNGIKHLRTAPFHPASNGLAERAVRTVKDGLKKTTGGDLKLRLARWLLMYRRAPRPKGTSPSELMLAYPMKAKMDLCIPRRGEEVRPKQSQTESKEHAEKKKKGPRFKKGDKVAVRNFGRGPKWWLGEVEEINGSSMVTVSTPQGKVRRHNDQVKMHLDPPAPSSADTTPTEENCVASTSGNIEAATVPSARRSTRTIRKPQ from the coding sequence ATGAGTAGATTACCACTGACAGAGCTTTATGCAGAGCCACCTGAACCACCAGAGCTGGTCAATGCAATCTCAAAGCTGGAAAAGCTAGCAGTATCGGTGAAGCAACTGCAGCAGTTCACTGACAGTGACCAGACTCTAAGCCAAGTGCTGCAGTGGGTCAGAGTTGGGTGGCCGCAGAGTCCCCCAGACAAAGCTTTCCAACCATTCTGGCAAAGACGGGACGAGCTGAGCGTGCACAACAATCTGCTGTACTGGGGAAATCGAGTTGTAGTGCCACATCCTGCTCAGAAGCATATCTTGGAGCTGCTACATGAGGCGCACCAGGGAATGGTCGTCATGAAAGGCATGGCAAGGTCGTTGGTCTGGTGGCCAGGAATAGATGCTGAAATAGAAAGATGCTCCCGGCAGTGCACACATTGTCCTCAGAACTCTCCGTTACCGGCAAAAGCAGAACCAGTGTCATGGCCTGAGCCGAGTGAGTGCTGGGAGCGGGTACACTTGGATTACGCAGGCCCATTTGAAGGAAGGATGCTCCTTATACTGGTGGATGCGAAGTCAAAGTGGCTTGAAGTTGCCATCGTGCCAAGTGCCACAGCTGAACAAACAGTAGAGCACTTGAGGGATATTTTTGCAAGGTTTGGACTACCAAGGTGTATTGTTACTGACAACGGAACACCATTTACTGGTAAAGCGTTCCAGGACTTCGTTCTAGGAAATGGCATTAAGCACCTGCGAACAGCTCCCTTCCATCCAGCGTCAAATGGCTTAGCTGAGCGTGCTGTTAGAACAGTGAAGGACGGTCTCAAAAAGACCACTGGCGGAGATCTCAAGCTCCGGCTTGCAAGATGGCTGCTTATGTACCGCAGAGCACCCCGCCCAAAGGGAACATCGCCCTCCGAGCTGATGCTGGCATACCCAATGAAAGCAAAGATGGACCTTTGCATTCCCAGAAGGGGGGAAGAGGTGAGGCCAAAACAGTCACAAACAGAGTCCAAGGAGCatgctgaaaagaagaaaaagggacCAAGGTTCAAGAAAGGAGACAAGGTGGCAGTTCGAAATTTCGGCAGAGGTCCCAAGTGGTGGTTGGGCGAAGTTGAAGAAATAAATGGATCTTCTATGGTAACTGTTTCAACTCCCCAAGGGAAGGTTCGTCGCCACAACGACCAAGTGAAAATGCACTTGGACCCTCCAGCACCCAGTTCTGCGGATACAACACCCACCGAGGAAAACTGTGTAGCAAGCACCTCGGGCAACATAGAGGCCGCAACAGTGCCATCAGCAAGACGTTCAACCCGAACTATCCGCAAGCCCCAATAA